The proteins below are encoded in one region of Brachionichthys hirsutus isolate HB-005 chromosome 12, CSIRO-AGI_Bhir_v1, whole genome shotgun sequence:
- the kpna3 gene encoding importin subunit alpha-4, whose amino-acid sequence MAENAGLENHRIKSFKNKGRDVETMRRHRNEVTVELRKNKRDEHLLKKRNVPQEESLEDSDVDLDFKGQNVTLDAILQNATSDNAVVQLSAVQAARKLLSSDRNPPIDDLIKSGILPTLVKCLERDDNPSLQFEAAWALTNIASGTSAQTQAVVKSNAVPLFLRLLQSPHQNVCEQAVWALGNIIGDGPQCRDYVISLGVVKPLLSFINPSIPITFLRNVTWVIVNLCRNKDPPPPMETVQEILPALCVLIYHTDINILVDTVWALSYLTDGGNEQIQMVIDSGVVPFLVPLLSHQEVKVQTAALRAVGNIVTGTDEQTQVVLNCDVLSHFPNLLTHPKEKINKEAVWFLSNITAGNQQQVQAVIDAGLIPMIIHQLAKGDFGTQKEAAWAISNLTISGRKEQVEYLVEQNVIPPFCSLLSVKDSQVVQVVLDGLKNILIMAGDEASTIAEIIEECGGLEKIENLQQHENEDIYKLAFEIIDQYFSGDDIDEDPSLIPDSTQGGTFNFDPSSNMQTKEFNF is encoded by the exons ATGGCAGAGAACGCCGGCTTGGAGAACCACCGCATCAAgagctttaaaaataaaggaCGTGATGTCGAG ACTATGAGAAGGCACCGAAATGAGGTTACGGTTGAATTGAGAAAG AACAAACGTGATGAACATCTACTGAAGAAGAGAAACGTCCCACAGGAGGAGAGTCTAGAGGATTCTGACGTGGACTTAGACTTCAAAGGA CAAAATGTCACACTTGATGCCATCTTACAG AATGCTACCAGTGATAACGCAGTCGTCCAGCTCAGTGCTGTACAGGCAGCCAG GAAACTGCTGTCGAGTGACAGAAACCCCCCCATCGATGACTTGATAAAGTCCGGGATCCTGCCCACTTTAGTCAAATGCCTGGAGAGAGACGACAA CCCATCTCTTCAGTTTGAGGCAGCTTGGGCTCTGACCAATATTGCTTCTGGGACATCAGCACAGACTCAGGCTGTGGTTAAATCAA ATGCCGTGCCCCTGTTCTTGCGACTGCTACAATCGCCCCACCAGAACGTATGTGAACAGGCTGTATGGGCGTTAGGAAACATTATAG GTGACGGTCCGCAGTGCAGAGATTATGTCATCTCCCTGGGTGTAGTCAAGCCACTACTTTCTTTCATCAACCCATCAATCCCCATCACCTTCCTCCGCAATGTTACCTGGGTCATTGTTAACCTCTGCCGCAACAAGGATCCACCACCGCCCATGGAGACTGTgcaagag ATTTTGCCTGCCCTCTGTGTGCTAATATATCACACGGACATAAAT ATCTTAGTCGACACAGTCTGGGCGCTGTCCTATCTGACAGACGGGGGCAATGAGCAGATCCAAATGGTCATTGACTCTGGAGTCGTTCCATTTCTTGTGCCTCTCCTCAGCCACCAGGAGGTTAAAGTTCAG ACGGCAGCTTTGAGGGCGGTGGGTAACATTGTAACGGGGACAGATGAACAGACACAAGTCGTCCTCAACTGTGATGTCCTCTCGCACTTCCCCAACCTGCTCACACACCCGAAAGAAAAGATCAACAAG GAagcagtctggttcctgtccaACATTACAGCTGGAAACCAACAGCAGGTCCAAGCTGTGATCGATGCTGGCCTGATTCCCATGATCATTCACCAGCTGGCTAAG ggTGATTTCGGCACTCAGAAGGAGGCAGCGTGGGCCATCAGTAACCTAACCATCAGTGGGAGGAAAGAACAG GTGGAGTACCTGGTGGAGCAGAACGTCATCCCTCCCTTCTGTAGCCTGCTGTCGGTGAAGGATTCCCAGGTGGTGCAGGTCGTCCTGGACGGCCTGAAGAACATCCTCATCATGGCGGGAGACGAGGCCAGCACCATCGCAGAGATCATTGAGGAGTGTGGAG gtttGGAGAAGATAGAGAATCTACAGCAGCACGAGAATGAGGATATCTACAAATTAGCCTTTGAGATTATTGATCAATACTTTTCAGGAGACGAT ATTGATGAAGATCCCAGCTTGATCCCTGATTCCACTCAAGGAGGGACCTTCAATTTTGACCCATCTTCCAACATGCAAACAAAAGAGTTTAATTTCTAA
- the LOC137902076 gene encoding SPRY domain-containing protein 7: MAAMFTCCLGCCGDGGSGHIALKEMPTVQLDTHHMGTDVVIVKSGRRICGTGGCLANAPLHQNKSYFEFKIQSTGVWGIGVATQKVNLNQVPLGRDINSLVLRHDGSVYHNDEEKNRLPANSLPQEGDIVGITYDHVELNLYLNGKNMHCPASGIRGTVYPVVYVDDSAILDCQFSDFYHTPPQGYEKILFEQQIF, translated from the exons ATGGCAGCGATGTTTACGTGTTGCCTAGGCTGCTGCGGGGATGGCGGATCGGGCCATATCGCCCTTAAAGAGATGCCCACCGTTCAGCTCGATACTCACCACATGG GCACAGATGTTGTCATTGTAAAGAGTGGCCGGAGGATATGTGGCACCGGAGGCTGTCTGGCCAACGCTCCTCTGCACCAGAACAAAAGTTACTTTGAGTTTAAGATCCAGTCCACTG GCGTGTGGGGAATAGGTGTGGCAACGCAGAAAGTCAATCTTAACCAAGTGCCTTTGGGCAGAGACATAAACAGCCTCGTCTTGAGGCATGATGGGTCAGTTTATCACAATGACGAAGAGAAGAACCGTCTACCTGCAAACAGCCTCCCACAGGAGGGTGACATTGTG GGTATAACGTACGACCACGTGGAGCTGAATCTATATCTGAATGGAAAAAACATGCATTGTCCTGCCTCAGGCATCAGAGGAACCGTATACCCCGTCGTTTATG TGGATGACAGCGCCATCTTAGACTGCCAGTTCAGCGACTTCTATCACACGCCTCCACAAGGATATGAGAAGATCCTGTTTGAACAACAGATATTCTGA
- the trim13 gene encoding tripartite motif-containing 13 produces MEQLEEELTCPICCGLFEDPRVLLCSHSFCRKCLERLLEGSRGPAFRAPFKCPTCRKETPHNGAGSLQSNYSLRGIVEKYSRLKVTPPQTSACARHRGQPLNIFCSTDLKLICGFCATTEAHKGHRFSSLEEAYAQEKAAFEELFDRVARWQSAGTASRLETLRSSKKRALQAVTEDASTVAEYFEQLIGSLECKKSEILSDFETLKLAALQSYDPEIARLSAVMEAHARARELAESFRSVTEPLSFLQHMQEFRETQGLFGETLPPCPRHVDAARFARNFDVKKWDSLRLCEVDKICVPHGSGSCRAWVDHLWIIVFFSLLFTSLLLLQPPRTLAASAHSQVEQSVAAVSSLLAHAPAYLQDATDTWSLLTCAARKYIVLFIESVIDSIDILFNG; encoded by the coding sequence ATGGAGCAGCTGGAAGAAGAACTCACGTGCCCGATCTGCTGCGGTCTCTTCGAGGACCCGCGCGTTTTGCTGTGCTCGCACAGCTTTTGCAGGAAGTGTTTGGAGCGACTCCTGGAGGGAAGCCGCGGTCCCGCTTTCAGGGCGCCTTTCAAATGCCCGACGTGCCGCAAAGAGACGCCTCACAACGGCGCCGGCAGCCTGCAGAGCAACTACTCCCTGCGTGGAATAGTGGAGAAGTACAGCAGACTAAAGGTCACGCCGCCGCAGACCTCTGCGTGCGCGCGTCACCGCGGCCAGCCTCTCAATATATTCTGCTCCACGGACTTAAAGCTCATCTGCGGGTTCTGCGCAACAACCGAGGCGCACAAAGGGCATCGGTTCAGCTCCCTGGAGGAGGCGTACGCGCAGGAGAAGGCGGCGTTCGAGGAGCTGTTTGACAGAGTGGCGCGCTGGCAGAGCGCGGGGACGGCGTCCCGCCTGGAGACGCTGCGCTCCAGCAAGAAGCGCGCGCTCCAGGCGGTGACGGAGGACGCGTCGACGGTGGCGGAATACTTCGAGCAGCTCATCGGTTCCCTTGAATGCAAAAAGAGCGAGATCCTCTCCGATTTCGAGACGCTGAAGCTGGCGGCGCTGCAGTCGTACGACCCGGAGATCGCGCGGCTCAGCGCGGTGATGGAGGCGCACGCACGGGCGCGCGAACTCGCCGAGTCCTTCAGGAGCGTCACCGAGCCCCTGAGCTTTCTGCAGCACATGCAGGAGTTCCGGGAGACGCAGGGACTCTTCGGGGAGACGCTGCCACCCTGTCCGAGACACGTGGACGCCGCGAGATTCGCGCGCAATTTCGATGTGAAAAAGTGGGACTCGCTGAGGCTCTGCGAAGTGGACAAGATCTGTGTCCCCCACGGGAGCGGCTCCTGTCGCGCGTGGGTGGATCACCTGTGGATCATTGTGTTTTTCAGTCTGCTGTTCACGTCTCTTTTGCTGTTGCAGCCGCCGCGCACACTCGCCGCCAGCGCGCATTCTCAGGTGGAGCAGTCTGTGGCTGCAGTTTCCTCGCTCCTTGCCCACGCTCCCGCGTACCTGCAGGACGCGACAGACACGTGGAGCCTTCTCACGTGTGCAGCTCGGAAATACATCGTTCTGTTTATTGAGTCTGTGATCGATTCTAtcgacattttatttaatggttAG